A part of Solicola gregarius genomic DNA contains:
- a CDS encoding sensor histidine kinase, with amino-acid sequence MSDVRGWQRRLSPLLDPAITLAVLIVSMVPLLQGYEDSDDPVPGWAYVLVLALCLPLLVRRRWPLAVVIWCGSLTVVYGVSSLPDPNVPYAGLVAVYTVTAHTDRVLAIVTAVVSAFSITLSMVIDWSHVDAEDLTVNYLIFATAWLLGDGARRRRDRAAELEQRAADLERTRAAQALAAAEAERNRIARDMHDVVAHHLSMMVVQAEAGPVAIEGDPRRAEEAFDAISSAGKEALVEMRRLLGVLKSEEAAPLAPQRGVASIEQLVDRVRAAGIDVRVRCHVGDEPIPTAVDVSAYRIAQEALTNSVRHGHPDRVDVTVERGDGALTIEVVDDGIGGVAEPGGHGLIAMRERVGLVGGQVEAGPCADGGWSVRATMPLDAGEPR; translated from the coding sequence GTGAGCGACGTTCGTGGCTGGCAGCGGCGGCTCTCGCCGCTGTTGGACCCTGCCATCACGCTCGCGGTCCTGATCGTCTCGATGGTGCCGCTGCTACAGGGCTACGAGGACTCCGACGACCCGGTGCCCGGCTGGGCGTACGTGCTCGTACTCGCGCTGTGCCTGCCGCTTCTCGTACGCCGGCGTTGGCCGTTGGCGGTCGTGATCTGGTGCGGTTCACTTACCGTCGTGTACGGCGTCTCCTCGCTGCCGGACCCGAACGTGCCGTACGCCGGGCTCGTCGCCGTCTACACCGTGACTGCACACACCGACCGGGTGCTTGCGATCGTCACGGCGGTCGTGTCGGCCTTCTCGATCACGCTGTCGATGGTGATCGACTGGTCGCACGTCGATGCCGAGGACCTCACGGTCAACTATCTGATCTTCGCGACGGCATGGCTGCTCGGCGACGGCGCGCGCCGGCGACGCGATCGCGCAGCCGAGCTGGAGCAGCGCGCCGCCGACCTCGAGCGTACGCGCGCGGCCCAGGCACTCGCGGCAGCGGAGGCGGAGCGAAACCGGATCGCCCGCGACATGCATGATGTCGTCGCCCATCACCTCTCGATGATGGTGGTGCAGGCGGAGGCGGGTCCGGTCGCGATCGAGGGCGACCCGCGGCGCGCGGAGGAGGCGTTCGACGCGATCAGCTCCGCGGGCAAGGAGGCGCTAGTCGAGATGAGGCGACTGCTCGGGGTTCTGAAGTCCGAGGAGGCTGCGCCGCTCGCCCCGCAGCGTGGTGTCGCCTCGATCGAGCAGCTCGTCGACCGCGTTCGTGCGGCGGGGATCGACGTGCGCGTCCGTTGCCACGTCGGGGATGAGCCGATCCCAACAGCAGTTGACGTCTCGGCGTACCGCATTGCGCAGGAGGCACTGACGAACTCCGTGCGGCATGGTCATCCGGACAGAGTCGACGTCACCGTCGAGCGGGGTGACGGGGCGCTGACGATCGAAGTCGTGGACGACGGTATCGGGGGCGTCGCCGAGCCCGGCGGGCATGGGCTGATCGCGATGCGCGAGCGTGTCGGGCTGGTCGGCGGCCAGGTCGAGGCGGGGCCCTGTGCCGACGGCGGCTGGTCGGTCCGGGCGACGATG